The Oenanthe melanoleuca isolate GR-GAL-2019-014 chromosome 1A, OMel1.0, whole genome shotgun sequence genome contains a region encoding:
- the SMCO3 gene encoding single-pass membrane and coiled-coil domain-containing protein 3 has translation MALSDLLYPDNPKRKQELIHLHQELLDCMSTNFHATNELVGVLNEHLGCSIAPIKMRESSTVKENCEIIIQVMSEIQHQVQKIDSDMKEKLEPVLYQKLYDIKEPELEKIAIAQRVFSIIFGEATATAAMVAIKLLGSNHLTLTASKLIGLLAQIGASVLGGVSITIIGLGLEMILHAILGAVERSQLLTAVRSYEKHLAEFKAASEKYQRAIHEVTSLVRQQAQ, from the coding sequence ATGGCATTGAGTGACCTCCTTTACCCAGATAATCCCAAGAGAAAGCAAGAACTGATTCATCTGCATCAGGAATTGCTTGACTGTATGTCCACCAATTTCCATGCAACAAACGAGCTGGTTGGAGTGCTGAATGAACACCTGGGCTGTTCCATTGCCCCCATCAAGATGCGAGAGAGCAGTACAGTCAAGGAAAACTGTGAGATTATCATTCAAGTGATGAGTGAGATTCAGCATCAGGTGCAGAAGATTGATAGTGACATGAAGGAAAAGCTCGAGCCAGTGCTGTACCAGAAGCTGTATGATATCAAAGAGCCTGAGCTGGAGAAAATTGCAATAGCCCAGAGAgtcttttccattatttttggAGAAGCAACTGCAACAGCTGCAATGGTAGCTATCAAACTTCTTGGCTCCAATCATTTAACTCTCACTGCGAGCAAGCTCATCGGTCTCCTTGCACAGATTGGGGCATCTGTTCTTGGGGGAGTTAGTATTACCATTATTGGGCTTGGCCTGGAAATGATTCTCCATGCcatcctgggagctgtggagagGAGTCAGCTTCTGACAGCTGTGAGAAGCTATGAGAAGCACCTGGCTGAGTTCAAAGCAGCCTCAGAGAAGTACCAGCGTGCCATACATGAAGTAACTTCTTTGGTGAGACAGCAAGCTCAGTAA
- the ART4 gene encoding ecto-ADP-ribosyltransferase 4 has product MFFTVCWVNSGKLVTLGLLLLISQILIKEAISPTLMDMALHSFDDQYLGCRQEMMKELEQGDYFQKEIAANKDYFDLWKRAQKALLKSPAGLLREMRDSHATVLMAYTMNSSLHSQLNWATSTAGISPEHYRHKFSFKYFHFYLTTAIQILKGWQSSMGEQKCYQVHRGVKDSYIEAKVGSRVRFGHFTSTSRLRNEAQKFGNETLFTVTTCLGAALQGFSYHPSEKEVLIPPYEIFLVKSFFQTQQGNRVQLHSVGNCSKYQCQLLEASRSKNSGYSALASAILPSVLGVSLCLAHSL; this is encoded by the exons atgttctttacaGTGTGTTGGGTGAACTCTGGGAAGCTGGTGACACTAGGCCTCCTGTTGCTGATCTCACAAATACTGATAAAAGAG GCTATATCCCCCACCCTGATGGACATGGCTCTGCATTCCTTTGATGACCAGTATCTGGGGTGCAGACAGGAGATGATGAAAGAACTGGAGCAAGGAGActattttcaaaaggaaatagCTGCCAACAAGGACTACTTTGATCTCTGGAAGAGGGCTCAGAAGGCTTTGCTGAAGAGCCCTGCAGGACTCCTGAGAGAGATGCGTGACAGCCACGCCACAGTCCTCATGGCTTACACCATGAACTCCTCCCTGCACTCGCAGCTGAACTGGGCCACATCCACAGCAGGAATCTCTCCAGAGCACTACAGACACAAGTTCAGTTTTAAGTATTTCCACTTCTACCTAACGACTGCTATCCAGATACTGAAGGGATGGCAGAGCAGCATGGGGGAACAGAAGTGCTACCAGGTGCACAGGGGGGTAAAGGACTCATATATTGAGGCCAAGGTAGGCAGCAGGGTGAGATTTGGACATTTCACTTCTACCTCTCGCCTCAGGAATGAAGCCCAGAAGTTTGGAAATGAAACTTTGTTCACAGTCACCACTtgcctgggagcagctttgCAAGGCTTTTCTTACCACCCATCTGAGAAGGAAGTCCTCATTCCCCCTTATGAGATATTTCTTGTCAAAAGCTTCTTTCAGACCCAGCAGGGTAACCGTGTGCAGCTGCATTCTGTGGGGAACTGCAGCAAGTaccagtgccagctgctggaag CTTCAAGAAGCAAGAACAGTGGTTACAGTGCACTCGCCTCTGCCATTCTCCCTAGTGTGCTTGGAGTTTCCCTGTGCTTGGCCCACAGTCTCTGA
- the LOC130267140 gene encoding osteocalcin-like — translation MRSLLALLIVTLALAALCCCEKDPKEPSGSLSADSIKIKKEVANAFVKRRKRSSPYEWYFELYKSPLEQQHERCENYPPCDYLADQVGFALAYSRFFGRY, via the exons ATGAGGAgtctgctggcactgctgatcGTGACTCTGGCCCTGGCAGcactctgctgctgtgagaAAG ATCCCAAAGAACCCTCAGGATCTCTCAGTGCTGACA GCatcaagattaaaaaagaagttGCCAATGCCTTtgtgaagaggaggaagagatcCAGCCCTTATGAATG GTACTTTGAGCTCTACAAAAgccctctggagcagcagcacgaGCGCTGTGAGAACTACCCCCCCTGTGACTACCTGGCTGACCAAGTAGGGTTTGCCTTGGCCTACAGCCGCTTCTTTGGGAGGTACTGA
- the MGP gene encoding matrix Gla protein: protein MRTLVILTLLAVLVMAATCYESHESMESHEYLNPFLNRRRANDFIQADSRLRAITQERIRESSKKQYEHQRELCEDYYPCEMYAYRHGYPAAYKHYFGGRRRTK from the exons ATGCGCACTCTCGTCATCCTCACGCTCCTGGCTGTCCTGGTGATGGCTGCCACTTGCTATG AGTCCCATGAGAGCATGGAGTCCCATGAGTATCTCA ATCCCTTCCTCAACAGGCGAAGGGCCAATGACTTCATCCAGGCTGACAGCAGACTAAGAGCCATCACTCAGGAGAG GATCAGGGAGAGCAGTAAGAAACAGTACGAGCATCAGCGGGAGCTCTGCGAGGATTACTACCCGTGTGAAATGTACGCGTACCGCCACGGCTACCCCGCTGCCTACAAGCACTATTttggggggaggaggaggactAAGTAA